The Alistipes megaguti sequence AACACCCGCAAAATATGATCGAGAAAATCAATGAACTTCTGCGACAAGTCGAGGAGTTCAAACCCAAGGCAGCCGGCGAACTCGAGGAGTTCCGCATCCGGATTCTGGGCAAAAAGGGCGAACTGAACGCCCTGATGGAGGAGTTCAAGACGGTGGCTCCGGAGTTCAAGCGCGAACTGGGCCAGCAGCTCAACCGCCTGAAGAGTGCCGCCACGGAGCGCATCGCCTCGCTGCGCACGGAGCTGCAGCATGCCGCCGAGGAGCAGACCTCTTCGTCGGGTGACCTGACGCGCCCGGGCTCGGCCGAACACCTCGGCTCACGCCACCCGATCACGCTCGTGCGCAACCAGATCGTCGAGGTCTTTTCGAGACTGGGCTATACCGTGGCCGACGGCCCCGAGATCGAGGACGACTGGCACGTCTTCTCGGCCCTGAACTTCCCGCCCGAACATCCGGCACGCGACATGCAGGACACCTTCTTCATCGAGAAGAATCCCGACATTCTGCTGCGCACGCACACCTCGTCGATCCAGGTGCGCACGATGGAGCACCAGCGGCCGCCGATCCGGGTCATCTGCCCGGGCCGCGTCTTCCGCAACGAGGCCATCTCCTACCGCGCCCACTGCATCTTCCACCAGATCGAGGGTCTCTACATCGACGAGGGGGTTTCGTTTGCCGACATGAAGCAGTCGCTGCTCTACTTTGCCAAGGAGATCTTCGGCGAGCAGACGGCCATCCGCATGCGTCCGTCGTACTTCCCCTTCACGGAGCCCTCGGCCGAGGTCGACGTCTCGTGCAACCTCTGCGGAGGCAAGGGCTGCGCCGTCTGCAAGGGGACGGGCTGGCTCGAGATCATGGGGTGCGGCATGGTCGACCCGAACGTTCTGAAAGCCAATGATATCGATCCCGAGAAGTATTCGGGATTCGCCTTCGGCATGGGTGTTGAGCGCATCGCCATGCTCAAATACGGCGTCAAGGACCTGCGCCTCTACTTCGAGAACGACGTGCGTTTCCTCCACCAGTTCGACCAGGCGCTCTAAACCCGCTTGCCCATGAAACGACTCCCGGTGATCACGATCTGCTGCGTGGCATTCTTCTCGGCGGCCTTCGTCTCGGGGAAGAGTCTGCGGACAACGACCCCGGGGTATTCCGATACGCTGCCGAGCGTGTGGTTCTACACCGAGGGGATCAAGCAAAACACCATCTTCGGGGATACGACCCGGGCCCGGGAGCTCTTCGGGGAGGCGATCCGACGCGATTCATCCTACGCTCCGGCCTGGTTCGAACTGGCCGGAATGCTGTTGCACACCTTGCCCGACCGGGCCATCGATGCGGCACGCCGCGCCTGGCGCCTCGACACGGCCAACCTCTGGTACCACCGGCTCTACGCCCAGACGCTGCTCGTGACCGAACACTACAACGATGCGTTGAATGTCTACCGGCAGCTGCTGGCCGCCGACCCGAAGGATCCGGACAACTACCGTCTGGTGGCCGCCCTCTACGAGCAGGCCGACCGTCCCTTCACGGCGCTCATCACGCTCGATTCGGCCGAGGTCCGATTCGGACGCATACCGCTGCTGAGCAGCATGAAACGCCAGCTGCTGGTGGCCACGAACCAGATCGACAAGGCCATTGACGAAGCCCGAGCCCTGGTCGACGAAGTCCCCTACGACGCCGACAACCATGTGGTGCTGGCCAATCTCTACGCGGCTGACAAGCAGGATTCGCTGGCGATGGTCGAATACCGGGCGGCCCTGCGGATCGACTCGACGAACGTGCAGACGCTGGCTGCGCTGAGCGATTACTACGCCCGCAGTCAGGACTACCGGTCGCTGCTTTCGGTCACGCGCAAGATCTTCCTCTCGGAGGAGATGCCCCTCGAACTGAAGGTCAAACGTTTCGA is a genomic window containing:
- the pheS gene encoding phenylalanine--tRNA ligase subunit alpha, which gives rise to MIEKINELLRQVEEFKPKAAGELEEFRIRILGKKGELNALMEEFKTVAPEFKRELGQQLNRLKSAATERIASLRTELQHAAEEQTSSSGDLTRPGSAEHLGSRHPITLVRNQIVEVFSRLGYTVADGPEIEDDWHVFSALNFPPEHPARDMQDTFFIEKNPDILLRTHTSSIQVRTMEHQRPPIRVICPGRVFRNEAISYRAHCIFHQIEGLYIDEGVSFADMKQSLLYFAKEIFGEQTAIRMRPSYFPFTEPSAEVDVSCNLCGGKGCAVCKGTGWLEIMGCGMVDPNVLKANDIDPEKYSGFAFGMGVERIAMLKYGVKDLRLYFENDVRFLHQFDQAL